A genomic region of Fusarium oxysporum Fo47 chromosome VI, complete sequence contains the following coding sequences:
- a CDS encoding RTA1 like protein-domain-containing protein encodes MSHTPLPGGLISFGSDANCTLELCPLESSILRYQPNVPANAIFIGVFGLSMALHIFQGIKMKTWGFMASMMAGCILEIIGYVGRLIIHDNPFDFIGFLLQIIMITIAPVFFSAAIYVLLSQVINFVDPNVSRFSPKYFYWIFIPSDIISLILQAVGGAVSVVSTAKDDVKTGEDISIAGLVFQVVTLFCFVGLFIDYVIRASKSPARYRLTKPILTFLFFLFLSTIFILIRCGYRIAELNGGYFSAIFRDEGLYIALESCMMCIAVLLLNAGHPGYAFKETPEFTKEMDQMDQDDTTVFGD; translated from the exons ATGAGCCATACACCATTACCCGGCGGGCTTATCTCATTCGGCTCCGATGCCAACTGTACACTCGAATTATGTCCCCTCGAGTCGAGTATACTACGATACCAACCAAACGTTCCCGCTAATGCCATCTTCATTGGAGTGTTCGGATTGTCTATGGCTCTTCATATCTTCCAAGGtatcaagatgaagacatGGGGCTTCATGGCGAGTATGATGGCAGGATGTATTCTCGAGATTATCGGTTACGTCGGACGACTTATCATCCACGATAATCCATTTGACTTTATTGGCTTTCTATTGCAGATCA TCATGATCACCATTGCCCCCGTTTTCTTCTCTGCTGCCATCTATGTTCTTCTGTCCCAGGT CATCAACTTCGTCGATCCAAATGTCTCTCGATTCTCTCCCAAGTATTTCTACTGGATCTTCATCCCTTCCGACATTATCTCCCTCATCCTCCAAGCCGTCGGCGGTGCAGTCTCAGTCGTTTCCACAGCGAAAGACGACGTCAAGACTGGAGAGGACATCTCCATCGCTGGTCTTGTCTTCCAAGTCGTCACTCTATTTTGTTTCGTTGGATTGTTCATCGACTACGTTATCAGGGCTTCCAAGTCACCGGCCCGATATCGCCTTACCAAACCCATTCTCACCTTcctctttttccttttcctttcgactatcttcatcttgatTCGATGTGGCTATCGAATTGCTGAGCTCAATGGAGGATACTTTAGTGCTATCTTTCGAGACGAAGGTCTCTACATCGCTCTTGAATCTTG CATGATGTGCAttgctgttcttcttctgaaCGCTGGCCACCCCGGATATGCTTTCAAGGAAACCCCCGAGTTTACCAAGGAAATGGACCAGATGGACCAAGACGACACTACCGTCTTTGGAGACTAa
- a CDS encoding TB2/DP1, HVA22 family-domain-containing protein, whose amino-acid sequence MFDLFPMLLSSVACYLFPIFASYKALKTHDPTQLTPWLMYWVVLSCCLLAESWVWFIVSWIPLYGYFRLLFLLYLILPQTQGARRLYEEYVHPYLEKNETQIDDFIASAHERLTAAGISYLKLAIEQFKVKVLGLPPSEPESPPPEPAQGYTQSLLSRFNVPAARWAGNNSSGTDFYSLLSSAVAAATNAGGQSAGTRTVGGEATNSGALIPPHLRESGARMDFISAQRDRLNVLISALDREAQDLRTEAQRAQTSTGSRRDPMAYGGYDNNEEDEPTQRPPSGLSAWSGISKSRSETDFERIDAETSSDEDHRQVRRRNQGAGTRNASGSWVPWGWGGDAASGGGASASGRER is encoded by the exons ATGTTTGACCTTTTCCCTATGCTCTTATC TTCTGTCGCATGTTATCTGTTTCCTATCTTTGCATCTTACAAAGCGCTCAAGACACATGATCCCACCCAGCTGACGCCATGGCTGATGTACTGGGTAGTGCTCAGTTGCTGTCTTCTCGCCGAGTCTTGGGTTTGGTTTATTGTCTCATG GATTCCGCTTTACGGTTATTTCCGTTTACTATTCCTCCTCTACCTTATCCTCCCACAGACACAAGGCGCTCGACGTCTATACGAGGAATATGTCCATCCTTATCTTGAAAAGAACGAGACGCAGATTGACGACTTCATCGCAAGCGCACATGAGCGCTTGACTGCTGCCGGAATATCTTACCTCAAGCTCGCTATTGAGCAGTTCAAAGTCAAGGTCCTCGGTCTTCCACCATCCGAACCCGAGTCGCCTCCTCCCGAGCCTGCGCAAGGCTATACGCAGTCGCTTCTGTCACGATTCAACGTCCCTGCTGCGCGATGGGCTGGTAACAACAGCAGCGGCACCGACTTTTACAGCCTGCTCTCCAGCGCTGTGGCAGCTGCTACCAACGCAGGTGGACAATCGGCTGGTACGAGAACAGTTGGAGGTGAGGCCACAAACTCGGGCGCATTGATCCCACCGCATCTTCGCGAGTCTGGTGCCAGAATGGACTTCATCTCGGCCCAGCGCGATCGCTTAAATGTCCTGATCTCGGCACTTGATCGGGAGGCCCAGGATCTTCGTACCGAAGCCCAGCGTGCCCAGACAAGCACAGGCTCTCGCCGCGATCCCATGGCCTACGGAGGTTATGATAATAACGAGGAAGATGAACCTACCCAGCGACCACCTAGTGGACTTAGCGCATGGAGTGGTATTAGCAAGAGTCGCAGCGAGACCGATTTCGAGAGGATCGACGCGGAGACTAGTTCGGACGAAGACCATCGTCAGGTGCGCCGAAGAAACCAGGGAGCCGGCACTAGAAATGCATCAGGCTCATGGGTTCCTTGGGGATGGGGCGGTGATGCCGCATCAGGAGGCGGAGCGAGCGCCTCCGGAAGGGAAAGATAG
- a CDS encoding mitochondrial genome maintenance MGM101-domain-containing protein, whose translation MFVPRRALFAARRLPTSFRPIARYATEASDVTLQKPDEDVTQVKQEDVVTKPKYTPRAKPAPTTAPAKSTPAKSTPAPAKSTYAPKTFSAKPAASSKSPKLESPHKPVAVSKSILSETSETDTENTEHINWETSWYGLGVKAVTPEQNEILARPVDAADVEVKPDGIIYLPEVKYRRRLNEAFGPMAWGMVHRGDVVVGNQIVTREYALIVNGRMVSQSQGYNNYFSPESIPAAIEGAKSNALMRCCKDLGIASELWDPVYIRWFRKHFIEEKWVEHAITKKKRTFFFKKGVAEATYPYKFC comes from the exons ATGTTCGTCCCTCGTCGCGCCCTCTTCGCCGCCCGAAGACTCCCCACCTCCTTTCGTCCAATTGCACGATACGCTACCGAAGCATCAGACGTGACGCTGCAAAAGCCTGATGAAGATGTTACACAAGTGAAGCAAGAAGACGTTGTCACAAAGCCGAAATACACTCCCAGAGCTAAACCTGCACCTACAACTGCGCCTGCGAAGTCAACACCTGCAAAATCTACACCTGCGCCTGCAAAGTCTACATATGCGCCCAAGACATTTTCCGCAAAGCCCGCGGCGAGCAGCAAGAGTCCTAAGCTGGAGAGTCCACACAAGCCTGTTGCAGTGTCGAAGAGCATTCTGAGCGAGACTAGCGAGACGGACACGGAGAACACAGAGCACATCAATTGGGAGACGAGCTGGTATGGCCTTGGTGTGAAGGCTGTTACTCCTGAGCAGAATGAGATTCTCGCAAGACCAGTTGATGCTGCAGATGTGGAGGTCAAGCCCGATGGTATCATCTACTTGCCAGAGGTCAAGTACCGACGACGGCTGAATGAGGCGTTTGGACCGATGGCTTGGGGAATGGTCCATCGTGGGGATGTTGTTGTCGGTAACCAGATCGTGACGCGTGAATACGCTCTCATCGTGAACGGCCG AATGGTCTCCCAATCGCAGGGCTATAACAACTACTTCAGCCCCGAATCTATCCCTGCCGCCATTGAGGGTGCCAAATCCAACGCCCTGATGCGTTGCTGCAAGGATCTCGGTATCGCCTCTGAACTCTGGGATCCTGTGTACATCCGCTGGTTCAGAAAGCATTTTATAGAGGAAAAATGGGTCGAGCACGCGATCActaagaagaagaggactTTCTTTTTCAAGAAGGGTGTCGCCGAGGCAACATACCCTTACAAGTTTTGTTAG
- a CDS encoding biotin--[acetyl-CoA-carboxylase] ligase BPL1, whose product MAPAKLNVLVYTGIGTTVESVRHCIWSLRRLLGPNYAVIPITENIVLKEPWQATCALLVFPGGGDLGYCQALNGEGNRRIGDYVRRGGSYLGFCAGGYYGTQKCEFEVGNKPMEVVGRRELGFFPGTCRGGAFKGFEYRSERGARAVRLTVPKGAFEQEVASEIISYYNGGGVFVDAASVKDRKVEVLATYDEELDVDGGDGKAAVVLCTVGDGKALLTGPHPEFAAANLNPQPSVPGYDDLVTKLGGADKDRAAFLKACLTKLGLEVSPHDTGVPSLSHLHLSSITDTGVSELLTDWSGIIDKENGEEWIRAETDTFHIQNEDTIWSLEGLQQSLTETTDSNISENGSIDYSKIIKKIFPHEKGLPHPKLTPHFNHGLFFSSLKRYRQIEPTARAWGDLLMYGEVVTSTNTMLEKNPKLMPKLPSGFTVSATTQVAGRGRGSNVWIAPPGMLIFSTVINHPAHLAVSRPVVFIQYITAIAMVEAVQSYDRSYEDIPIKLKWPNDIYALDPTKSQEKPHYVKVGGILSQCLYFDGNYQIILGVGLNTINPRPTISISDLVPSGASELHLETLLARVLTRIEAIYAQFLREGFSADLEARYYRHWLHTRQDVTLEAEGGVKARVMGITRDWGMLKVEEMDASGRSTGKIWALQSDENSFDYWKGLVRRKV is encoded by the exons ATGGCACCAGCAAAGCTCAACGTTCTTGTTTACACAG GCATTGGCACCACAGTTGAGTCAGTGCGGCATTGTATCTGGTCCCTCCGCCGTCTTCTCGGCCCCAACTACGCCGTCATCCCCATCACCGAGAACATCGTTCTCAAAGAACCATGGCAAGCAACATGCGCACTCCTCGTCTTCCCAGGTGGTGGCGATCTCGGCTACTGCCAGGCATTGAATGGTGAGGGAAATCGTCGTATCGGCGACTATGTTCGCCGAGGAGGCTCTTATCTAGGCTTCTGTGCTGGTGGCTACTACGGGACACAAAAGTGTGAGTTTGAAGTGGGAAACAAGCCCATGGAGGTTGTTGGACGAAGAGAGCTAGGGTTCTTCCCAGGGACCTGTCGAGGTGGTGCGTTCAAAGGCTTTGAGTATCGGAGTGAAAGGGGGGCGAGGGCTGTGCGTTTGACGGTACCCAAGGGTGCCTTTGAACAGGAGGTTGCGTCTGAAATCATCTCTTACTATAACGGAGGAGGTGTCTTTGTTGATGCTGCTTCGGTTAAGGATAGAAAGGTCGAGGTTCTCGCTACTTACgacgaggagcttgatgtcgatggtggtgatggaaaAGCAGCAGTTGTTCTTTGCACAGTCGGAGATGGCAAAGCTTTGCTTACTGGCCCTCACCCCGA GTTCGCTGCGGCCAACTTGAATCCTCAGCCAAGCGTTCCTGGGTACGATGACCTGGTCACCAAACTAGGAGGCGCCGACAAGGACCGAGCTGCTTTTCTCAAGGCATGCCTAACAAAGCTCGGTCTTGAGGTCAGCCCCCACGATACAGGTGTTCCATCGCTCTCCCATCTTCACCTCTCCTCCATCACCGACACAGGCGTATCAGAGCTATTGACTGACTGGAGCggcatcatcgacaaggaGAACGGCGAAGAATGGATTCGAGCGGAAACAGATACCTTTCACATCCAGAATGAAGATACAATCTGGAGTCTCGAAGGGCTTCAGCAATCCCTGACAGAGACAACAGATTCCAACATCTCTGAAAATGGCAGCATTGACTAcagcaagatcatcaagaagatctttCCTCACGAGAAGGGTCTTCCTCACCCCAAGCTTACACCACATTTCAACCATGGTCTGTTCTTTTCGAGCCTGAAGCGTTATCGACAAATTGAGCCAACTGCCCGGGCATGGGGCGACTTGCTCATGTACGGCGAAGTAGTCACAAGTACAAACACCATGCTTGAGAA GAACCCTAAGCTCATGCCAAAGCTCCCAAGTGGCTTCACTGTCTCAGCTACGACCCAAGTTGCCGGTCGTGGTCGTGGCTCCAACGTGTGGATTGCTCCTCCTGGAATGCTCATCTTCTCGACTGTTATCAACCACCCAGCCCACTTAGCTGTGAGTCGCCCTGTGGTGTTTATTCAATATATCACGGCTATTGCTATGGTTGAGGCTGTGCAGTCTTATGACCGTAGCTACGAGGACATTCCCATCAAGTTGAAGTGGCCCAACGACATTT ATGCCCTTGATCCCACAAAGTCACAAGAGAAACCGCACTACGTGAAAGTCGGTGGTATTCTCTCACAGTGTCTCTATTTCGATGGCAACTACCAAATCATCCTCGGTGTAGGCCTCAATACCATCAACCCCCGTCCCACAATCTCCATATCCGACCTCGTTCCCTCAGGGGCATCAGAACTTCATCTCGAAACCCTCCTAGCCCGCGTTCTCACACGCATAGAAGCCATCTACGCCCAGTTTCTTCGAGAAGGGTTCTCAGCTGATCTTGAAGCCCGTTACTACCGCCACTGGTTACATACAAGACAAGATGTCACTCTCGAGGCAGAAGGTGGTGTCAAGGCTCGTGTGATGGGAATTACGCGAGATTGGGGAATGTTgaaggttgaagagatggatgcTAGTGGGAGGTCGACAGGGAAGATCTGGGCATTGCAGAGTGATGAAAATAGCTTCGATTACTGGAAGGGCCTGGTCAGGAGGAAGGTGTGA
- a CDS encoding Pam16-domain-containing protein, with amino-acid sequence MAHKFVVTAFLTGSRILGRSFVAAYKQAQAASAYQRAQAKAGNPSAGASLSSGMTLDEACKILNVKPPAGGQANVEEVLSRYKRLFDANDPQKGGSFYLQSKIVRAKERFEREIGPIREKMEQEAEIKEGFKPKVYKD; translated from the exons ATG GCGCACAAATTCGTAGTCACAGCCTTTCTAACAGGCTCCCGAATCCTCGGTCGATCATTTGTCGCAGCTTACAAGCAGGCTCAGGCTGCTTCAGCGTACCAGCGAGCGCAGGCCAAGGCTGGCAACCCATCCGCCGGTGCCTCTCTCTCCTCTGGCATGACTCTCGATGAGGCATGCAAGATTCTCAACGTCAAGCCCCCGGCTGGTGGACAAGCCAATGTCGAAGAGGTTCTGTCACGTTATAAGCGACTGTTTGACGCCAACGATCCTCAAAAGGGTGGCAGTTTCTATCTTCAGAGCAAGATTGTAAGAGCAAAGGAGCGATTCGAGCGAGAGATCGGTCCTATACGGGAGAAGATGGAGCAAGAGGCTGAAATCAAAGAGGGTTTCAAGCCCAAGGTCTACAAGGACTGA
- a CDS encoding armadillo-type protein translates to MSMSPQDVAVLIQREGSGASPDTYDAANEPEDAVVKRTKLLSSVLETLKQQDPSSLEATAKALGDGSRDVAWRLPYGDSGILEFFLDILASDEEQPHGVKVQALRVTGNSCADTDQNRARVVEGKHIVSFIKHLQDMSLVPYLIPVLYNVLVDYEPAQRLASESRLSSHLITLLQSPNRAAFSPLVTYFCKILALLITQDGEVAVADSETASVLLKLAVSPDHNTDIEDFLALVSTAASYLANESFQEQLLNSKEADVFVKAFYIAHTQFDSELDDEDTAKELGQLCTSLLTTLADLTGNDAFPAHYSLESSVPQSLLKWLKEPHVILQSAACLALGNLSRSDQASTAFVQKYQAHLSLIAILSDPEIKDAQLLHSALSFLKNLAIPAQNKTLLGDLLKPVSVPRILTIDTLPQVQFSAVSLLRLLLVNCPDNVRRVVSPITAEGEGSGKHTTVHDMISLFDRSDTEPTRLEAARSVATVCRVLHTAPTEEVLSGWSSEIEKTPSRDLFYAEHDLSQVLSFLITQEKWPILKSEAWFVFALMSRSKDGAQVIAKVLPISGAMDALSYAVTGKTANDETPLIESGAPEIPPAIPEELALEPQQVDPKQKANMAKVDRENCLVLCTEVVKNGETLESEQVGRLRSLIRQGTELLGERAEE, encoded by the exons ATGTCTATGTCACCTCAAGACGTGGCTGTCCTGATACAGCGTGAAGGAAGCGGAGCATCGCCAGATACTTACGATGCTGCCAACGAACCTGAGGATGCTGTTGTGAAACGAACAAAGCTATTATCTTCCGTACTCGAAACTCTTAAGCAACAAGATCCTTCTTCGCTAGAGGCTACAGCCAAGGCGTTGGGCGACGGAAGTCGAGATG TGGCATGGAGACTCCCTTATGGAGATTCGGGAATTCTCGAATTCTTCCTTGACATTCTTGCCTCAGATGAGGAGCAACCTCATGGTGTCAAAGTCCAGGCTCTGCGTGTTACCGGAAATTCTTGTGCTGATACAGACCAAAATCGAGCTCGAGTTGTTGAGGGCAAACATATCGTTTCTTTCATCAAGCACCTTCAGGACATGAGCCTTGTTCCATATTTGATTCCGGTGCTCTACAATGTCCTTGTTGATTATG AACCTGCTCAACGTCTTGCTTCAGAGTCACGACTCAGCAGTCATCTCATCACTCTCCTTCAGTCACCCAACCGCGCTGCTTTCAGCCCGCTTGTCACTTATTTCTGCAAGatccttgctcttctcatcacacaAGATGGCGAGGTAGCTGTTGCAGATTCTGAGACGGCCTCCGTTCTCCTGAAGCTGGCAGTCAGCCCTGACCACAACACTGATATCGAGGACTTTCTCGCCCTCGTATCTACCGCAGCCAGTTATCTTGCTAATGAATCCTTCCAAGAGCAACTCCTCAACTCAAAAGAAGCAGATGTCTTCGTCAAGGCATTCTACATCGCACATACCCAATTCGACTCAGAgcttgatgacgaagacaCTGCCAAGGAACTTGGGCAGCTGTGTACTTCGTTGCTTACAACCCTGGCTGACCTGACTGGCAATGACGCCTTCCCAGCTCATTATTCCCTTGAAAGCTCAGTGCCCCAGTCGCTTCTTAAATGGTTGAAGGAGCCGCATGTCATTCTTCAGTCCGCAGCTTGTCTGGCTCTGGGCAACCTCTCCCGTTCAGATCAGGCTTCCACGGCCTTTGTGCAGAAGTATCAGGCTCATCTTTCTCTGATCGCCATTCTTTCCGATCCCGAGATCAAAGATGCCCAGCTTCTTCACTCCGCACTGTCTTTCCTCAAGAATCTCGCAATTCCGGCACAGAACAAAACATTACTAGGGGATCTGCTAAAGCCAGTGAGTGTACCAAGGATACTGACCATCGATACTCTTCCTCAGGTCCAGTTCTCGGCAGTTTCACTACTTCGTCTACTGCTTGTGAACTGCCCAGATAATGTTCGTCGAGTTGTTAGTCCTATAACAGCTGAAGGAGAGGGGTCTGGCAAGCACACAACTGTCCATGATATGATCTCGCTGTTTGATCGATCTGATACGGAACCTACCCGACTCGAAGCCGCACGAAGTGTTGCTACTGTATGCCGAGTTCTTCATACAGCACCCACCGAGGAGGTTCTTTCTGGATGGAGTTCTGAAATTGAAAAGACACCATCGAGGGATCTGTTCTATGCTGAACATGATCTTTCACAAGTGCTGTCATTCCTCATCACTCAAGAGAAGTGGCCCATTCTAAAATCCGAGGCATGGTTCGTCTTTGCTCTCATGTCGCGATCCAAGGATGGCGCCCAAGTTATCGCCAAAGTCCTTCCTATATCTGGAGCTATGGATGCTCTCAGTTACGCAGTCACCGGAAAGACGGCAAACGACGAAACACCACTGATCGAGAGTGGTGCCCCTGAAATCCCCCCAGCAATTCCTGAAGAGCTGGCATTGGAACCTCAGCAGGTTGACCCGAAACAAAAGGCTAATATGGCTAAGGTGGACAGAGAGAACTGTTTGGTATTGTGTACCGAAGTTGTCAAGAATGGGGAGACTCTGGAATCAGAGCAAGTTGGTCGATTACGGAGTTTGATTCGACAGGGCACAGAGTTGCTGGGGGAAAGGGCTGAAGAGTAG
- a CDS encoding ribosomal protein L13e: MAIKHNQKLVNNHFRKDWQRRVRTHFDQPGKKSRRRTARQAKAAALAPRPVDKLRPVVRCPTLKYNRRVRSGRGFTLAELKEAGIPKAFAPTIGIAVDFRRQNLSEESLAANVARLKAYQERLILLPRRSNAPKKGDTKTDVSKIEKASHISATLPIAPTDIAVKEIKKGDMPSNIEAGAYRTLRVARANARYEGARQKRVRDAAEAESAKK; the protein is encoded by the exons ATG GCGATCAAGCACAACCAGAAGCTCGTCAACAACC ACTTCCGCAAGGATTGGCAGCGCCGGGTTCGAACCCACTTCGACCAG CCCGGCAAGAAGTCGCGGAGACGCACAGCTCGTcaggccaaggctgctgcccTCGCACCTCGACCTGTCGACAAGCTCCGACCTGTTGTGCGATGCCCTACCCTTAAGTACAACCGCCGTGTCCGCTCCGGCCGTGGTTTCACCCTGGCTGAGCTCAAG GAGGCCGGTATCCCCAAGGCTTTCGCTCCCACCATCGGCATCGCTGTCGATTTCCGCCGACAGAACCTCAGCGAGGAGTCCCTTGCTGCCAACGTTGCCCGCCTCAAGGCCTACCAGGAGCGATTGATCCTCCTCCCCCGCCGATCCAACGCCCCCAAGAAGGGTGACACCAAGACCGACGTctccaagatcgagaaggcCTCTCACATCTCCGCTACTCTCCCCATTGCCCCCACCGACATCGCtgtcaaggagatcaagaagggtGACATGCCTTCCAACATCGAGGCCGGTGCTTACCGAACTCTCCGTGTCGCTCGTGCCAACGCCCGATACGAGGGTGCCCGACAGAAGCGTGTGCGGGATGCCGCCGAGGCTGAGTCGGCTAAGAAATAA
- a CDS encoding cytochrome oxidase c assembly-domain-containing protein, producing the protein MASRMGPRSVKDATRFTSTIPHATSKAAQRTPRIPGETPEQRVRRLRQAHLAAQHASISKTDKFIDASRRIFDVAHRWTVGSIVVFTVVAAVVSGYSVWDMIRYNRARRAEWVEAQKLLEADELAMARLAYIKGEATEEQILLVEEANQAAEARGEKLPPLLEAPSHRTHFEEHIKPTFKENTEENVTKPSSGKGVLGIFSGVLGGGEKKEESTQGLQDYQTQSVESGAVKVRLGEAMAAERERQQNGGPLDRLGVEPPAGSTPSKSWWKFW; encoded by the exons ATGGCTTCCAGGATGGGCCCCCGGAGCGTAAAGGACGCAACCCGATTTACGTCCACAATCCCCCACGCAACATCGAAGGCCGCGCAGAGAACACCACGCATCCCAGGCGAAACACCCGAGCAGCGAGTGAGGAGACTGCGACAGGCTCATCTTGCTGCTCAGCATGCCAGCATTAGCAAGACGGATAAGTTTATCGATGCTTCGAGGAGAATCTTCGATGTAGCGCATCGTTGGACGGTGGGAAGCATTGTGGTGTTCACAG TTGTTGCAGCTGTTGTCTCCGGATACTCTGTCTGGGATATGATTCGTTACAACCGAGCCCGCCGAGCCGAATGGGTCGAGGCCCAGAAGCTACTTGAAGCCGATGAGCTTGCTATGGCACGTCTCGCCTACATCAAGGGCGAAGCTACAGAGGAACAGATCCTTCTCGTCGAGGAAGCCAACCAAGCTGCCGAGGCAAGAGGCGAGAAGCTACCACCTTTGCTCGAGGCACCTTCACACCGCACACATTTTGAAGAACACATCAAGCCCACATTTAAAGAAAACACAGAGGAGAATGTTACAAAGCCATCAAGTGGGAAGGGTGTACTAGGGATTTTCTCTGGTGTGCTAGGCGgcggagagaagaaggaggagtcAACACAAGGCCTCCAGGATTATCAGACACAGTCAGTCGAGTCGGGAGCTGTCAAGGTGAGGTTGGGGGAGGCGATGGCAGCAGAGCGGGAGCGTCAACAAAATGGAGGCCCCCTAGACAGGCTAGGTGTTGAGCCGCCTGCAGGCTCAACTCCTAGCAAGTCTTGGTGGAAGTTCTGGTGA